A segment of the Vagococcus hydrophili genome:
TAAATTGGTCATAAGTTTAGAAAAGGACCAATCTAATGTTGCAACTACCGAAATAAATAGTCAAGGGGATTTTACAGTTCGTTTTAATGCCCCTGAATCTAAAGAAAGCTACTTATTTGAAAACCAAGACAAAAAAACTTTTATTTATTTGTACTCCGAATCAAATTTCGCTAAAAAAGATGAAATAGCTAATAAAGAAAAGGAAGATAAAGAAAAAGCCGAAAAAGATAAGCAAGAGGCTGAAGAATTAAAAAAGAAAAAAATAGTAGAAGAAAATAGAATAAAAAATGAAAAAGAAACCGCGCGACTTGAAGAGATAAAGAAAAAAGAAGAAGAAAAACGCCAAGAAGAAAAACAAAAACAAGATATGCTTAATAATGCGTCCAGAGAACAGAAAAATGCATTAAGATTATATAAATTATACAGCCTTCTCCAAATCTAATTTGTATGATCAATTACTTTTTGAAAAATCCTCTGAAGATTCTGCGCAATTTGCGATAGATAACATTGAAGTAGACTGGAATCAACAAGCTCTAAAAAAAGCAAAATCATATCTAGAATATTCTTCTTTTTCTGATGCAGGATTATATGATCAGTTAATTTTTGAAAAATTTACTGAAGAACAAGCTAGATATGCGATGGATAACTTACCAAAATAAAATATATAGATTATAACGATTAACCAACAGCACAAAAAAAGGTCTTATAAACATTGATGTATCAACGTTTATAAGACCTTACTTAATTATTACTATGGAGGCGGCGGGAGTCGAACCCGCGTCCAAACACATTGCCACTTAAACTTCTACGCTCATAGTTATACCATTTAAAGATTCGCTTTGTTTCATGCCGTATAACAGGCCCTAAACTTCGCTAGTCTGATGAGCTCTTTTAACTTTTACAGACGGAAAAAGTTAATGTATCCCACTTAGTTTGAGACCCTTACTCGAGCACATGGGCGATGCCGAGAGGATCTTTGCTAACTGTTTTTAGGCAGCTAAAGCAAAAGTGTTATTTTGATTTTTAGCAGTTATATTTAACTGTAACGTTTTTACGTAGTCGTAACCTACGAAGCGCAATTCAAGCTCAACTATGCCTGTCGAATCCGTAACGCCCCCTTATTTTTTTAACAGATATTAGTATAACATATTTATTCAAAAGATAAAACAAAATAATCTACGCCTTTAACAACTTCAGTCACACCACTCAATCCTAAACCCGTGGATTGAATGATCTGACTTCCAGTTGCTCGGAGCTAATCCCTTGTCTCACCTTTCTATTTTAGTCCAGCTTCTACAAGCAACTCCTTCGGCAACTTCAGTCACACCACTCAATCCTAAACCCGTGGATTGAATGATCTGACTTCCAGTTGCTCGGAGCTAATCGCTTGTCTCAGCTTTCTATTTTAGTCCAGCTTCTACAAGCAACTCCTTCGGCAACTTCAGTCACACCACCCAATCCCAAACCCATGGATTGAATGATCTGACTTCCAGTTGCTTGGAGCTAATCGCTTGTCTCAGCTTTCTATTTTAGTCCAGCTTCTACAAGCAACTCCTTCGGCAACTTCAGTCACACCACTCAATCCTAAACCCGTGGATTGAATGATCTGACTTCCAGTTGCTCGGAGCTAATCGCTTGTCTCACCTTTCTATGTTCATCGTTTTATGTTTTCTGCGTATTTTTTTAAGTGACTTAAATACTGCTTACGGCATATGATGAAGAATAGTAGTTGGAAGACAATATACACGCTTAAAATTTGGAACACGTAGTGATAAACAGGTAGTTCAATTAAAATCCTTAGCGCGCTCATTGCCGCTACAAAATGAAGGGTGGATATAACGAAGGGAATGAAAAACATAATCAACATTTCGATGGTAACCATTTTTTCGCGTCTCTTCTCTGTTACACCTAATATATACAGTGACCGATGATACTTCCCGTCTTTTTCTAGTTCGCCAAATAGCTTGAAGTAAATGATACTGCATGAAAAAGTGAAGAACACTGATCCTAGTAAAACACTGATTAAAAGGATTGTTCCATTTGATTGTTTGGTCTTTAACCATGTTTCATACATGGATGAATAGTAAAAGCTGTCGTAATTAATGGCAACAAACTCTTTAACTTCCTCTTCCGTCAAATCATCATAAGGTTCTTTCTTAATTCTCTTATAAAATTCTGTAACTTCCTTTTCTGCCTCTTTTAATTCTCTTTTTAAGAACAGATTGACCTCTTTATTAAGTTCTTTATCTTCATTCCATTCGTTAAAATGGATAATGTGAGTTGAAGGATAAACATGGCTTTGTTTTTCTTTCAATTCTTGATACTTTTCATCTGTCACGACACCAAAACCTGCAAAGTTTCCCAGAGACATTTGTATGTCTGATTGTTTTATCTTAATTTTCTCCCTGGTTTCTTTTTCATCTTTATAAAAAACAAGGTCTGTTTCATAAGTTGTATCAGCTAACTGTTTCACTTTTACTTCTTGCATCTCAGAATTCGTTGAGACTAATTTCAATATTTCATCTTTTTTAGTAAGTTTTACAGTCTCTTTTTTCATAAACGTCATAATGCGATTAAAGTCACTTTCTTTCAGCACACTCATGGATAATAACCCTGTCATTTGATTTCCAGTTTCAACTTCCACCATCAAATCAACTAAATTCAAATCAAGTGAAAGATAGTCATATCCTGCTTCTTTAATTGTATCTTCAATTTCTTCAATATTTTTTTGATGGATGTCACTTGATTTTTTATCATCCTCTAAAGACATAGGGTTATAAACAAAGGCAAAAGAGGCACCTTGTGTTCGACCAAAATCATGACTTCCAATTGATTTAGCCACTCCTATTCCGACAAAAGCAATTGCTCCTACAATAGAAATAAGAAAATACATCATGGCATTAGTTTTCATACGCTGAACTAAATTACTAACGGTCAACATATTACCATTCTTAAAGTACATTGGTTTTATTTTTATCCGTTGAAATATATTAACACTTGAAAATTTAAAGAACAGAAAAGTTCCTAGTATCGTGATTAACACGCACAGTAAAAGAACCAGTAAATCTGCATTAAAGGGAAGTCTAATATAACCAGTCACACCGTAGGAAAAAGCAAATGCTAAACTGTAACCTAACAAAATCAAAAATATTCCTAGCACTGTGTAAAGTTTACTTTTCTTAGGTTCTATAAACACATCTTCCTTTGTTTCTCTCATTTCGAGTAAAGACATTTTTCTTAATTTAAGGACAGTGAAGAAAGAGATTAAAACAAATATTAAGCCATAAACTAACCACGTTACAGCAATTGCTTTTAATGGAAAATAAAATGGCAAGCCTTCCTCTAAATACAAAATATTTTGTGTAATAAGTAAAATAAGCTTAGAAAATAAAATACCCACAACGGTTCCTGTTACAATTGAAGTAAAACCTAGTAGAATATTTTCATAAATAACCATTTGTTTCAGTTTTTTCTCTGACATTCCTAAAGTTAAATAAACTGATAACTGCTTTTTTCGTCCCTTTAAGAACGTATTAAAGGCGTACCACAAAAAAACAAAAGACATTAAAGCAATCACCACTTCTGCCACTTGGATGCCAAAATTTGCCATTTCTGAGACACCATCGCTACTCCCTTTTAAGTTATCCCCTAAATCTGGATGGAAGTAAAGTAAAGAGAAAACAAAGAAAACCATCACTGAGAATAAACTACTTAAAAAGTAAGTGGCATATTCACGACCATTTCTTGTCACATTACGAAGGACGAGTTGCTTGAAATTCATGGTTGGTTCCTCCTAAATGAGCTAAAACATCTAAAATATTTTGATAAAACAACTCTTTCTTCTCTCCAGAATAAATCTCATTATAAAAACATCCATCTTTAATAAAAACGACACGGTTAGAATAACTTGCTGAGATGGCGTCATGAGTTACCATGATGGTTGTCACATTTCTCAATTTATTTATTTCTGACAAGATAGACATCACATCTCCCGCCGATTTAGAATCTAAATTCCCTGTGGGTTCATCCGCTAAAATAATATCTGGATCATTAATAAGCGCTCTAGCAATCGCAATCCGTTGCTTTTCGCCACCTGACGCTTCATGAATTCTATTTTTCGCCAGATGAGAAATACCCAATTCATCCATTATTTTCTTAACTTTCTGTTTCATTAATTTTTCTGGTTGATTATCTAAGGTTAGTGGCAACATAATATTTTCCTCAACTGTAAGTGGTGGTAACAAGTTAAAATCTTGGAAAACAAAACCAATTTTTTTGAGCCTAAACAAACTTAGTTCATCTTTAGATAATTGACTCACATCGCCTCCTTTAATTTCAATTAAGCCACTTGTTGCCTTATCTAGGGTGGCGATAATATTAAGTAGCGTTGTTTTTCCACTACCTGATGGCCCCATGATACTTAAAAACTCACCTTCTTCAACACTTAAATCAATCTTTTTTAAGGCTTCATAGGGAACGACACCTTGATATATTTTAGAGACTGTTTCTAAATTAATAATTGTCATCTTTTTTCCTCCTTGTTTGAACTTCTTAACTATTAGTTTACCTGTTCTAAATAAAAAAGGTATTGTTATTAATGACAGTTTTCTTACAACCTTGTCACAAAAGCCCCCTAGATTAATTCATCTAGGAGGGCTTTGAGTTAATTCTATTTAGTTAGTGAGTTTTTCTTTTTTTAATAACTAGGATAATAAATACCAACGGGATCAATAGCGCGCCTACTGCAAACATGATTGTTGATAAATATGTTTTTTCACCGGTTTGAGGAAGGATTTTCTTACTTGTGACCGTAATAGTCGCTGTTGCTTCTTTATCTTCTAATTTGTAAGTAACCTTATAAACTCCTTCTTTATTTACATCCACAGTTCCTTCGATTTTCATATCTTTAGAAATATCAGCCCATGTTCGTTCAGTTCCATCTGACATTTTCACTGTGATAAAGTTATCTGAGGTATTCCATTTACTACCTAATGGGATGGTCGTATTTTTAACTAAAATTTGTTGAACTTTTACTACTTCAAAAATCCCTACTGTTACGTTTACTGTGACACTTTGACCATCATAAGTATAGGTAACTTTATGTGTTCCTGGTTTAGAAGTATCAATCATTTGAGCATTGTCATCTAT
Coding sequences within it:
- a CDS encoding ABC transporter ATP-binding protein, yielding MTIINLETVSKIYQGVVPYEALKKIDLSVEEGEFLSIMGPSGSGKTTLLNIIATLDKATSGLIEIKGGDVSQLSKDELSLFRLKKIGFVFQDFNLLPPLTVEENIMLPLTLDNQPEKLMKQKVKKIMDELGISHLAKNRIHEASGGEKQRIAIARALINDPDIILADEPTGNLDSKSAGDVMSILSEINKLRNVTTIMVTHDAISASYSNRVVFIKDGCFYNEIYSGEKKELFYQNILDVLAHLGGTNHEFQATRPS
- a CDS encoding ABC transporter permease, with protein sequence MNFKQLVLRNVTRNGREYATYFLSSLFSVMVFFVFSLLYFHPDLGDNLKGSSDGVSEMANFGIQVAEVVIALMSFVFLWYAFNTFLKGRKKQLSVYLTLGMSEKKLKQMVIYENILLGFTSIVTGTVVGILFSKLILLITQNILYLEEGLPFYFPLKAIAVTWLVYGLIFVLISFFTVLKLRKMSLLEMRETKEDVFIEPKKSKLYTVLGIFLILLGYSLAFAFSYGVTGYIRLPFNADLLVLLLCVLITILGTFLFFKFSSVNIFQRIKIKPMYFKNGNMLTVSNLVQRMKTNAMMYFLISIVGAIAFVGIGVAKSIGSHDFGRTQGASFAFVYNPMSLEDDKKSSDIHQKNIEEIEDTIKEAGYDYLSLDLNLVDLMVEVETGNQMTGLLSMSVLKESDFNRIMTFMKKETVKLTKKDEILKLVSTNSEMQEVKVKQLADTTYETDLVFYKDEKETREKIKIKQSDIQMSLGNFAGFGVVTDEKYQELKEKQSHVYPSTHIIHFNEWNEDKELNKEVNLFLKRELKEAEKEVTEFYKRIKKEPYDDLTEEEVKEFVAINYDSFYYSSMYETWLKTKQSNGTILLISVLLGSVFFTFSCSIIYFKLFGELEKDGKYHRSLYILGVTEKRREKMVTIEMLIMFFIPFVISTLHFVAAMSALRILIELPVYHYVFQILSVYIVFQLLFFIICRKQYLSHLKKYAENIKR
- a CDS encoding Ltp family lipoprotein; the encoded protein is MYDQLLFEKSSEDSAQFAIDNIEVDWNQQALKKAKSYLEYSSFSDAGLYDQLIFEKFTEEQARYAMDNLPK